Within Amycolatopsis sp. cg5, the genomic segment GGTGGTGGCGCGAACGTGCAGCACATCGAGGAAGAAGACGTGCTGACCGGGCCGCTCGACCACGCCTACGAGCCGAGCGGGGAACGGCAGTACCACCATCGCACCATCGAGACGCGATCGATCTCGTCGGTCGTCGGGGACGTGTGGTTCTCGGTTTCCGCGGGCTACGCGGACATGGACAACGTGAACCTGTTCTTCAACGGGGTCCAGGCGCCGATCCACGTGCCGAAGATCGCCAAGGACACCCGCCAGGTGTGGGCCGTGCCGGACGGCTGCGGCTCGATCTCGTGGGAGTACGACTGCGCGGGACCGTCGAGCTCGGCCGTGATCTACGGCAACCGCTGAACCTCGAACACCTGCCGCGGCTGCCCGTCCGCGCACAGCTGGACGCGGACGAGGCCGCTGTCGGCAACGGACCAGCACCATGCCGCGATCCCACCGGAAGAGATCTGCCCCGTGTGCACCCAAGGCTCGGCGGGACAACCGCCGAGCAGCAGTATCGTGCCCCGGTTGGCGACGTCGGCAGTGCGAGCGCACTGGCCGCTGCCCGCGTTGCGGAGCACGCGGGTGGCCGGGTCCCAGCGCCACCACTGGGCCCGGCCGCCCGAGCACGCCGTCACCTGCACGGTCGCGAAGCCGTCGAGCGGATGCGGACCGCCGGCGCAGCGCTCCCCCGCCTTGATCAGGAACGGGCCCGCTTTCGGGAAAACGGCCTCCGCCGGGGTGCCTGCCAGGCCGATGGCCAGCACCGACACCAGGACACCGAGCCGCCGCAAGATCATCATCCGAAGGTAGACCCGGGACGGCTGCCCGGCGGTCACCCGAAGGGGTACCGCTATTGACACCTTGCCAGTAGCGCGGGGCGTGCCCTAACGTCGAACCATGGCCGACTTTGCCGAGATCACCTACGCGGTCGACGAGCGCGTCGCGACGATCACGCTGAACCGCCCCGAAGCCCGCAACGGCTACACGATCCGGATGTCCGACGAGCTCGGCGCCGCGATGGACCGCGCCGATCGCGACGAGGACGTGCGGGTCGTCGTGCTGACCGGCAACGGCAAGGACTTCTGCGTCGGCGCCGATCTCAGCCAGGGCGGCTTCGACTTCGACCCGGCGCACGGGCCGGATCCCGAGTGGCAGGAACCGGCCGGGCGCTGCGCCAAGCGCGTCTACACGATGAACAAGCCGGTCATCGCCGCGCTGCGGGGCGCGGCGGTCGGCGGCGGCCTCACCATCACGCTCCCCTGCGACTACCGGCTGGCCTCGACGGACTCGAAGTTCGGCCTCGTGTTCACCCGTCGCGGGATCTACCCCGAGGGCGCGTCCGCGTGGTTCCTTCCCCGGCTCGTCGGGATGGGCACGGCACTCGACTGGATGATCAGCGGCCGTGTCTTCGGCGCCGACGAAGCGCTTAAGAAGGGCCTCGTGCACAGCGTCCACGAACCTGACGAGGTGCTTGACAAGGCTTACGAGCTGGCACGCGAGATCATCGCGACCACGTCGCCGGTGTCAGTCGCTGTCACCCGACAGCTGCTCTACCGCATGGCAAGCGCCGAGACCCCGTTCCCGGTGCACGCGCTCGACTCGAAGCTCATCGGCGGCCTCGGCACGAGCCCGGACGCGATCGAGGGTGTCCTGTCGTTCCTGCAGAAGCGCCCGCCCGAGTTCGGGATGCGCGTCGACAAGGATCTGCCACCCTATTTGCCGTGGCTGAGCGAATGACGTACCCGCCGGAACCCTGGAACCTCGCGGGCCAGGCCTACCTGTCGATCTGGCGGGTGCCCGCCGACCGGCTGCCGGGGCTGCCCGGCGGCGTCAAGCCGGTGCTGCTCGGCGGGCGCGCCCAGGTGTTCACCGCGTGGGTCGACTACCAGCCGCCTGGCCAGCTGTCCTATCACGAGCTGCTGTCCACGGTCGCCGTGCACGGGCCCAGGGTGTCCAGCTCGATCACCGACATCTGGGTCGACAGCGAGATCTCGCTCGCCGGCGGGCGCGAGCTGTGGGGCATCCCGAAGGATCTCGCCACGCTCGGCTTCACCCACGGCAAGACGTTCACCGCCTCGGCGGCCATCGAAGACGGCTGGATCGCGACCGCCGCCTTCACCCCGCGGCTCGGGCTGCCCCTCGCCGCGCCCGCCGCGTTCGATGTCGTGCAAACCCTCAAGGGCGACTTGAAGCGGAGTCCGGTCCGGGCGAAGGCACGCCCCCATCTGGCGTCGGCGGACTGGTCGATCAACCCGGACGGGCCACTGGGCTACTTATCCGGTCACCGACCGGCACTGAGCCTCCACGTTCGGGATTTCTCGCTGCGTTTCGGCGGCTGAACGACCGCCTGATCAGCTTCTCTGTGTGATCGTGTAACCCGCCGGGGTGAGAACGACACGCCATCCCTTGGGTCCCGTGCGAGCCGCGACCCCTACATGTAGTCTCTGTGGACCGGCAGCGCCCAGCGACGGGAGACCGCTGAAGAGCGGGGCCGGCCAACACTTTGACGTACCAGCAGCACACGGTCCGACGGGTCCATGTGCTGATCGATCGCGCCCTTTTGGAGACACGCATGTCAGTGGAAACGAACCAGCGGCCACCTTCTTCACCGGACTCCGCGCCCGCCTCGGTACGGGTCATCCGGCGTGACGGCAGCGTGTCACCCTTCGACGCGAACAAGATCTCCGTGGCCATGACGAAGGCGTTCCTCGCGGTCGAGGGCGGCGACGCCGCCGTGTCCTCCCGTATCCACCACGTCGTGTCCGAGCTGACCGAGCAGGTCGAGTCCACCCTGCTGCGCCACGCGGGCCCCGAGACCGCGCTGCACATCGAGCAGATCCAGGACATCGTCGAGCTGGCGCTGATGCGCGGCGAGCACCACAAGGTCGCCCGCGCCTATGTCCTCTACCGCGACGAGCGCGCCAAGGCCCGCCAGTCCGCCACCCCGGTCCCGTCCGACGTCGCGATCAGCGTCAAGGGCGTCGACGGCAAGCTCCGCCCGCTCGACTGGGCGCGCGTGTCCCACGTCGTGGGCGAGGCCGTCGCCGGGCTCGACGACGTCAACGCCGAGGCCGTGCTCGCCGAGGCCAAGCGCAACCTCTACGACGGCATCTCCGCCGACGAGCTCGCGCTCGCGCAGATCATGGCCGCCCGCGTGCTGGTCGAGCAGGAGCCGAACTACTCCTACGTCAGCGCCCGCCTCCTCGCCGACAAGCTGCGCTCAGAGGCACTGTCCTACCTCGCCGGCGCGCCGCGCCTGGCCAGCCAGGACGAGATGGAGACGCTGTACGCGCCGTACTTCCGCGACTACCTGCGCCGTGCCGTCGAGCTGGAGCTGGTCGACGCCGAGCTGCTGAGCTTCGACCTCGACAAGATCACCGAGGCCATCAAGCCCGACCGCGACCTCGACTTCGGCTTCCTCGGCCTGCAGACCCTGTACGACCGGTACTTCCAGCACCACAACGGTGTCCGGTTCGAGCTGCCGCAGGCGTTCTTCATGCGCGTCGCCATGGGCCTGGCCGTCCGCGAGGACGACAGGGAATCTCGTGCCATTGAGTTTTATGAGCTGCTGTCGAGCTTCCACTTCATGGCTTCGACGCCGACGCTGTTCAACTCGGGCACCACGCGCCCGCAGCTGTCGTCCTGCTTCCTGACCACCGTGGACGACGACCTGGACTCGATCTTCCAGGCGTACAAGAACAACGCGCTGCTCGCCAAGTACTCCGGCGGCCTCGGCAACGACTGGACCCCGGTCCGCGGCCTCGGCGCGCACATCAAGGGCACCAACGGCCAGTCGCAGGGCGTCGTGCCGTTCCTCAAGATCGCCAACGACACCGCGGTCGCGGTGAACCAGGGCGGCAAGCGCAAGGGCGCGGCGTGCGCGTACCTCGAGACCTGGCACGTGGACATCGAGGAGTTCCTCGACCTGCGCAAGAACACCGGTGACGACCGCCGCCGCACCCACGACATGAACACCGCGAACTGGGTGCCCGACGAGTTCCTCCGCCGTGTCGAGGCCGACGCCCAGTGGACCCTGTTCTCGCCGAACGAGACCCCCGACCTGCACGACCTCTACGGCAACGCGTTCTCCGAGCGCTACCGCGAGTACGAGGCCGCCGCCGACCGCGGCGAGATGAAGGTCTTCCGCCGCGTCCGCGCGGTGGAACTGTGGCGCCGCATGCTGACCATGCTGTTCGAGACCGGCCACCCGTGGATCACCTTCAAGGACCCGTGCAACCTGCGCTCGCCGCAGCAGCACACCGGTGTCGTGCACTCGTCCAACCTGTGCACCGAGATCACGCTGAACACCAGCGCCGACGAGGTCGCGGTCTGCAACCTGGGCTCGGTCAACCTGCTCAAGCACGTCACGTCCGAGGGCCTCGACACCGCGCGCCTCGAGAAGACCGTGCGCACCGCGGTCCGGATGCTCGACAACGTCATCGACATCAACTTCTACACGATCCCGGAGGCGCGCCGGTCCAACCTGCGCCACCGCCCGATCGGCCTGGGCCTGATGGGCTTCCAGGACGCGCTGTTCGAGCTCGGCCTGCCGCTGTCGTCCGACGCGGCCGTGCAGTTCGCCGACCAGAGCATGGAGCACATCTCCTACTACGCGATCTCGGCGTCGACCGACCTCGCCGAGGAGCGCGGCCAGTACCAGACCTTCGAGGGTTCGCTGTGGAGCCGCGGCATCCTGCCGATCGACTCGCTGCAGCTGCTCATCGACGCCCGCCAGGGTGACTCGCTCGACGTCGACACCTCGTCCACTTTGGACTGGGCGCCGCTGCGCGAGCGCGTCAAGACCGTCGGCATGCGCAACTCCAACGTGATGGCGATCGCGCCGACCGCGACGATCTCCAACATCTGCGGTGTCGGCCAGTCGATCGAGCCGCTGTTCCAGAACCTGTTCGTCAAGTCGAACATGTCCGGCGACTTCACCGTCGTCAACCCGCACCTGGTCCGCAGCCTGAAGGAGCGCGGGCTGTGGGACGAGGTCATGGTCTCCGACCTGAAGTACTTCGACGGCAGCCTCGGCCAGATCGACCGCGTGCCGGACGACCTGAAGGCCTTGTACGCCACCGCTTTCGAGGTCGAGAGCCGCTGGCTGGTCGACGCGGGCTCGCGTCGCCAGAAGTGGATCGACCAGGCGCAGTCGCTCAACCTCTACATCGCGGCGCCGAGCGGCCGCAAGCTCGACGAGCTGTACCGCTACGCGTGGCACAAGGGTCTCAAGACGACCTACTACCTGCGTGCCCAGTCGGCCACGCACGTCGAGAAGTCGACCCTGCGCGGCACCGACGGCAAGCTGAACGCCGTCTCGGCCACCCCGGCGGCCCCGGCTCCCGCCGCCGCACCGCCCGCGGTCGTCCCGGTCGCACCCGCCGTCAAGGCTGAGCCGCAGGAGCTGCCCGCGGTGTCCGATGTGGACTTCGTCGCCACCGAAGGCGCCGCCTGCCGCATCGACGACCCCGACTGCGAAGCCTGCCAGTAAGACCGCCTCGTGAGTGGTATGGCCGGTTCTAACCGGCCATACCACTCACGACCCCCACACTTCTTGGAGCCTTGAATGACCACAATGGACCCCCAGCTCGCCGACGCGACGGGCCTCGGCGAGATCGAGGTCGGCGCCGCCCGCATCAACGTCGACGACAAGCGCATGATCAACGCCCGCGCCGACGTCAACCAGCTGCTGCCGATGAAGTACACCTGGGCCTGGGAGAAGTACCTCGCCGGCTGCAACAACCACTGGATGCCGACCGAGGTCGCCATGCAGGCCGACATCGCGCTCTGGAAGTCCAAGGACGGCCTGACCGACGACGAGCGCCAGATGCTCAAGCGCAACCTGGGCTTCTTCGCAACCGCGGAGTCCTTGGTGGCCAACAACATCGTGCTCGCGGTCTACCGCCAGATCACCAACCCCGAGTGCCGCCAGTACCTGCTGCGCCAGGCGTTCGAGGAGGCCGTGCACACGCACACCTTCCAGTACATCTGCGAGAGCCTCGGCCTGGTCGAGGGCGAGCTGTTCAACATGTACCGCGAGGTCCCGTCGATCTCCGCCAAGGACGCCTGGGCGCTCAAGCACACCCAGAACCTGGAGAACCCGGACTTCGAGACCGGCACCCCCGAGGCCGACCAGGCCTTCCTCCGTGACCTCGTCGCGTTCTACGTGATCTTCGAGGGCATGTGGTTCTACACCGGCTTCGCCCAGATCCTTTCGCTCGGCCGCCGCAACAAGATGATCGGCATCGCCGAGCAGTACCAGTACATCCTGCGCGACGAGTCGATCCACCTGAACTTCGGCATCGACTGCATCAACCAGATCAAGATCGAGAACCCGCACCTGTGGACCCCGGAGTTCCAGGCCGAGATCCGCGACATGCTCACCGAGGCCTGCCAGCTCGAGGTCGCCTACGCCCGCGACACCATGCCCCGCGGCATGCTCGGCCTGTCCGCCGACCTGTGCGAGCAGTACATGCACTTCATCACCGACCGCCGCGCGCAGCAGATCGGCCTCGCCCCCATCTTCGGTCAGGAGGAGAACCCGTTCCCCTGGATGTCCGAGGCGATGGACCTGAAGAAGGAGAAGAACTTCTTCGAGACCCGCGTCATCGAATACCAGTCGGGCGGCGCCCTCGACTGGGACTGAGCATCAAGGACTCGTGAGCGTTGCGGACGGTTCTATTGAGGGGGAACGCAAAGGTGGCGTGATCGTCGGCTCGGCGTAGGGGTCGTGAGTGGTGCGGCCGGTTCTAACCGGTCTAAACACTCACGACCCCTTCTCGGCTGCCCCGTCCGGGGCAGGGTCGTGGTCGGACGCGGGTGAGGGCCTACTTCATTCGGATCCGTGGCGTGAGGGCCTAGTTCGACCGTATATACGGGTGAGGGCCTCCCTCACCCACTCGGTTCGGGTGAGGGAGGCCCTCACCCGAACCAGCGTGTGGATGAAGGCTCCCCTCACACCCGGGCCTTGTACCTGGGTGAGTGCGGTTCGCGTCGTCCAACGCCGCAAACCGCACTCACTCCGCCCTGAACGTTCCTCAGTCACCAGCCACCCCGGCCTCGGCCGAGCACACCAGACACGCCACCTTTGAACTTCCGCTCAATAACCGCCCGCAACGCTCACGACCCCCAGCTGCCAGGCGCGGAAACGAACGCCACGTCGGTCACCACGACCGACGTGGCGTTCGTTTTGCTCGGGCAACCTGACGGATCCTTCCACGGACTGGGAGTGATCAAGACGCGAGCGTCGATAACCGCTACGCTCGGCCACGCCACTGGTTCCCCATGGCGCGGCAAGGCCGTGCCCTGGGGAGGCAACAGGGAACCCGGTGTGAATCCGGGACTGCCCCGCAGCGGTATGTGGGAACGAAAGCCGTCACCGTGCGAGACACGGTAAAGCACTGGACACGAGTCCGGGAAGCGACGGCGAGTAGGGCCGAGTGTGACCGCCCACGAGTCCGAAGACCTGCCTGTGGTGCGTGTGCCGACGGCATGCGCGAGTCCGGGCCTCGCGGGAGGGCACGACACGTCATGGTGTCTTTTCGCGCGCGCACGGGCTTTTCGACGAGCTCGCGAGGAGAGAGCTGTGACCACACGCATCGGCACGACCGTGCTGGGCTATCCCCGGATCGGTCCCGATCGGGAGCTGAAGAGGGCCGTCGAGGCCTACTGGGCGGGCCGGATCGACGAGGCCGCCCTGCGAGAAACCGCCGCGAAGCTGCGCGCGGACACCTGGCGCGAGCTGCGGGCCGCCGGGCTGGACACGATCCCGTCCAACACCTTCTCGTTCTACGACCAGATGCTCGACACGACCGTGTTGTTCGGCGCGCTGCCGAAGCGGTTCACCGAGCTGGGGCTTTCGCCGCTGGACACCTACTTCGCGGCCGCGCGCGGGGTTCAGGAGGCGCCCGCGCTGGAGATGACGAAGTGGTTCGACACCAACTACCACTACCTCGTCCCCGAACTGGGGCCGGACACGTGTTTCGCGCTCAGTGGCACCAAGCCGCTCGACGAGTACCGCGAGGCCGACGGGGAGACCCGGCCGGTGCTGGTCGGCCCGCTCACCTATCTGCTGCTGTCGAAGCCGACGGTGGAGGGTTTCGATCCGCTGCAGCTACTGGACCAGCTGCTCGTCGCCTACACCGAGCTGTTCGCGCAGCTGCACCAGGCCGGTGTGCAGTGGGTCCAGCTCGACGAGCCCGCCTTCGCGGGTGATCGCACCGACCGTGAGCTGCAGCTGCTGTCGTATGCCTACCGGGTGCTCGGCGATCTCGACCAGCGGCCGAAGCTGCTGGTCGCGGGGTACTTCGGCAAGCTGGGCAAGGCGCTCGGGCGGCTGGCGCGCTCGCCGATCGACGCGCTGGCCGTCGATCTGGTCACCGATCCGTCCGAAGTGGACGCTGTCGCGGCCGAAGGCGCGCTCAAGGACAAGGAAGTCGTCGCGGGTGTCGTCGACGGGCGCAACATCTGGCGCGTCGACGTCGATGCCGCGCTGAGCAAGGCCGCGACGCTGCTCGGGACCGCCGGGAACCTGGGCGTATCGACTTCGTGCTCGCTGTTGCACGTCCCCTACGACGTCAGCAGCGAGGACCTCGGGCGGGTGAACGAATGGCTGGCGTTCGCGCGGCAGAAGGTCGACGAGGTTGTCCTGATCGGGCGTGCGCTGCGGGAAGACGTCGACCTCACCAAGACCCGCGAGGCGACCAAAAGCCGTTCCACGGCAAAGGATCTGGTCGACGACCGGGTCCGCGCGCGGCTGCAGGCGCTCCGGCCGGAGCACACGACGAGGCCGCCGTACGCCCAGCGTGCGGCCGCTCAGCAGAAGACTTTGCGCCTGCCCGCGCTGCCGTCCACGACCATCGGCTCCTTCCCCCAGACCACCGAGGTCCGCAAGGCGCGCGCCGCGCACCGCGCCGGCAAGCTCGGCGATGACGGCTACCGCGCGGCCATGCACGCCGAGATCGACAAGGTGGTGCGGCTGCAGGAAGATCTCGGCCTCGACGTGCTCGTGCACGGGGAGCCCGAGCGCAACGACATGGTCCAGTACTTCGCCGAGCAGCTCGACGGGTTCGCCGCGACGGAGTTCGGCTGGGTGCAGTCCTACGGCTCGCGCTGCGTGCGGCCGCCGATCCTCTACGGCGACGTCTCGCGGCCGAAGCCGATGACCGTCGAGTGGGCGAAGTACGCACAGGCGCTGACCGGGAAGCCGGTGAAGGGCATGCTCACCGGCCCGACCACGATCCTCGCGTGGTCGTTCGTCCGCGACGACCAGCCGCTGGGCGACACCGCGCGCCAGGTCGCGCTGGCCATCCGCGACGAGGTGCACGACCTGGAGTCGGCGGGCATCCGCATCATCCAGGTCGACGAGCCCGCGTTGCGTGAGCTGCTTCCGCTGCGGGCGGCCGAGCACGAGGCGTACTTCGCGTGGGCGGTGGACGCGTTCCGGCTGGCCACGTCCGGCATCTCGGACTCGACGCAGATCCACACGCACATGTGCTACTCGGAGTTCGGTGAGGTGCTGCCCGCGATCGACGCCCTCGACGCCGACGTGACCAGCATCGAGGCCACCCGCTCGAAGATGGAGGTGCTCGCCGACCTGAGCTCGGCCGGCTTCGGCCGCGGTGTCGGGCCGGGTGTCTACGACATCCACTCGCCGCGCGTCCCGACCATCGACGAGGTGACGGGCCTCCTGCGCACCGCGATCGGCGCGGTCCCGGCCGAGCGGATCTGGGTGAACCCCGACTGCGGCCTCAAGACCCGCGGCTACGCGGAGGTCGAGCCCGCGCTGCGCAACCTGGTCGCGGCCGCGCACCACGTCAGGGCCGAGCTGAGCTGACAACCCGGGATAAAGCGGGCTTTACTCCGCGAAGTTTCGCGGGCTTTATCCCCGGGAGTAAAGCCCGCTTTATCCCGGCCGTGGACTCGAGTTGATCGAGCACGCTGTTGACGTTGCGCCAACAGAGGAGGATGGTAGGAGC encodes:
- a CDS encoding ribonucleotide-diphosphate reductase subunit beta, giving the protein MTTMDPQLADATGLGEIEVGAARINVDDKRMINARADVNQLLPMKYTWAWEKYLAGCNNHWMPTEVAMQADIALWKSKDGLTDDERQMLKRNLGFFATAESLVANNIVLAVYRQITNPECRQYLLRQAFEEAVHTHTFQYICESLGLVEGELFNMYREVPSISAKDAWALKHTQNLENPDFETGTPEADQAFLRDLVAFYVIFEGMWFYTGFAQILSLGRRNKMIGIAEQYQYILRDESIHLNFGIDCINQIKIENPHLWTPEFQAEIRDMLTEACQLEVAYARDTMPRGMLGLSADLCEQYMHFITDRRAQQIGLAPIFGQEENPFPWMSEAMDLKKEKNFFETRVIEYQSGGALDWD
- a CDS encoding enoyl-CoA hydratase-related protein, coding for MADFAEITYAVDERVATITLNRPEARNGYTIRMSDELGAAMDRADRDEDVRVVVLTGNGKDFCVGADLSQGGFDFDPAHGPDPEWQEPAGRCAKRVYTMNKPVIAALRGAAVGGGLTITLPCDYRLASTDSKFGLVFTRRGIYPEGASAWFLPRLVGMGTALDWMISGRVFGADEALKKGLVHSVHEPDEVLDKAYELAREIIATTSPVSVAVTRQLLYRMASAETPFPVHALDSKLIGGLGTSPDAIEGVLSFLQKRPPEFGMRVDKDLPPYLPWLSE
- a CDS encoding ribonucleoside-diphosphate reductase subunit alpha; amino-acid sequence: MSVETNQRPPSSPDSAPASVRVIRRDGSVSPFDANKISVAMTKAFLAVEGGDAAVSSRIHHVVSELTEQVESTLLRHAGPETALHIEQIQDIVELALMRGEHHKVARAYVLYRDERAKARQSATPVPSDVAISVKGVDGKLRPLDWARVSHVVGEAVAGLDDVNAEAVLAEAKRNLYDGISADELALAQIMAARVLVEQEPNYSYVSARLLADKLRSEALSYLAGAPRLASQDEMETLYAPYFRDYLRRAVELELVDAELLSFDLDKITEAIKPDRDLDFGFLGLQTLYDRYFQHHNGVRFELPQAFFMRVAMGLAVREDDRESRAIEFYELLSSFHFMASTPTLFNSGTTRPQLSSCFLTTVDDDLDSIFQAYKNNALLAKYSGGLGNDWTPVRGLGAHIKGTNGQSQGVVPFLKIANDTAVAVNQGGKRKGAACAYLETWHVDIEEFLDLRKNTGDDRRRTHDMNTANWVPDEFLRRVEADAQWTLFSPNETPDLHDLYGNAFSERYREYEAAADRGEMKVFRRVRAVELWRRMLTMLFETGHPWITFKDPCNLRSPQQHTGVVHSSNLCTEITLNTSADEVAVCNLGSVNLLKHVTSEGLDTARLEKTVRTAVRMLDNVIDINFYTIPEARRSNLRHRPIGLGLMGFQDALFELGLPLSSDAAVQFADQSMEHISYYAISASTDLAEERGQYQTFEGSLWSRGILPIDSLQLLIDARQGDSLDVDTSSTLDWAPLRERVKTVGMRNSNVMAIAPTATISNICGVGQSIEPLFQNLFVKSNMSGDFTVVNPHLVRSLKERGLWDEVMVSDLKYFDGSLGQIDRVPDDLKALYATAFEVESRWLVDAGSRRQKWIDQAQSLNLYIAAPSGRKLDELYRYAWHKGLKTTYYLRAQSATHVEKSTLRGTDGKLNAVSATPAAPAPAAAPPAVVPVAPAVKAEPQELPAVSDVDFVATEGAACRIDDPDCEACQ
- a CDS encoding acetoacetate decarboxylase family protein; the protein is MTYPPEPWNLAGQAYLSIWRVPADRLPGLPGGVKPVLLGGRAQVFTAWVDYQPPGQLSYHELLSTVAVHGPRVSSSITDIWVDSEISLAGGRELWGIPKDLATLGFTHGKTFTASAAIEDGWIATAAFTPRLGLPLAAPAAFDVVQTLKGDLKRSPVRAKARPHLASADWSINPDGPLGYLSGHRPALSLHVRDFSLRFGG
- the metE gene encoding 5-methyltetrahydropteroyltriglutamate--homocysteine S-methyltransferase; translated protein: MTTRIGTTVLGYPRIGPDRELKRAVEAYWAGRIDEAALRETAAKLRADTWRELRAAGLDTIPSNTFSFYDQMLDTTVLFGALPKRFTELGLSPLDTYFAAARGVQEAPALEMTKWFDTNYHYLVPELGPDTCFALSGTKPLDEYREADGETRPVLVGPLTYLLLSKPTVEGFDPLQLLDQLLVAYTELFAQLHQAGVQWVQLDEPAFAGDRTDRELQLLSYAYRVLGDLDQRPKLLVAGYFGKLGKALGRLARSPIDALAVDLVTDPSEVDAVAAEGALKDKEVVAGVVDGRNIWRVDVDAALSKAATLLGTAGNLGVSTSCSLLHVPYDVSSEDLGRVNEWLAFARQKVDEVVLIGRALREDVDLTKTREATKSRSTAKDLVDDRVRARLQALRPEHTTRPPYAQRAAAQQKTLRLPALPSTTIGSFPQTTEVRKARAAHRAGKLGDDGYRAAMHAEIDKVVRLQEDLGLDVLVHGEPERNDMVQYFAEQLDGFAATEFGWVQSYGSRCVRPPILYGDVSRPKPMTVEWAKYAQALTGKPVKGMLTGPTTILAWSFVRDDQPLGDTARQVALAIRDEVHDLESAGIRIIQVDEPALRELLPLRAAEHEAYFAWAVDAFRLATSGISDSTQIHTHMCYSEFGEVLPAIDALDADVTSIEATRSKMEVLADLSSAGFGRGVGPGVYDIHSPRVPTIDEVTGLLRTAIGAVPAERIWVNPDCGLKTRGYAEVEPALRNLVAAAHHVRAELS